From one Plasmodium malariae genome assembly, chromosome: 12 genomic stretch:
- the PmUG01_12050400 gene encoding conserved Plasmodium protein, unknown function: MKIILLLLFFFIFNKSVLLKKTYDIPLINYEMIPLQRWKVSAKELAKLKENLKIFITSEIQKEGTTLLRKYYKEFYISNENNENEMEVERSSSEKESKSSPFLGNTKMANENKRKESLDINGPILLI, from the exons atgaaaataatactattgctgcttttcttttttatttttaataaaagcgTTCTCCTCAAAAAGACATACGATATtcctttaataaattatgaaatgaTTCCTTTGCAAAG GTGGAAGGTATCGGCAAAAGAATTAGCaaaattaaaggaaaatttaaaaatttttataacatcag AAATTCAGAAAGAAGGAACTACCTTGCTtcgaaaatattataaagaattttatatttcaa atgAAAACAACGag AATGAAATGGAAGTTGAAAGATCTTCCTCTGAAAAGGAAAGCAAAAGTTCTCCATTCCTAGGGAACACAAAAATGG CAAATGAAAATAAGAGAAAAGAATCACTGGACATAAATGGtccaatattattaatttaa
- the PmUG01_12050300 gene encoding conserved Plasmodium protein, unknown function: MENYEKLFESIDLKDDNAYNIIKESEEKKIKKILYKSKHDPNLLPSYSTFNLRGKRYSISNVAGELVKKVEKQKKVKDLQNSYDKKILKKGEKNQTIPSLNEIRKINPTLLTIKEKKKKYKDALPDRHDIPLMNLTADVDYVYDNAVQVINTKPVVKKKKEGKILLDEDPLTKEDYGKISPYLIKIKNELREKESLKKQDIIDEEKIAKELELKKENLLVELKNKYNEINKEYLKISHIVDINSVRKLKKKENYEKELNQLEKDIQKLEKMSY; encoded by the coding sequence atggagaaCTACGAAAAGTTATTTGAAAGTATAGATTTAAAAGATGACaatgcatataatattataaaggaaagtgaagaaaaaaagataaaaaaaatattgtacaaATCAAAACATGATCCTAATTTATTACCAAGCTATTCAACTTTTAATCTAAGAGGGAAACGTTACAGCATTTCTAATGTAGCAGGTGAACTAGTTAAAAAAGTAGAGAAACAAAAGAAAGTAAAAGATTTACAAAATAGTtatgacaaaaaaatattaaaaaaaggagaaaaaaatcAAACGATACCATCTCTTAatgaaataagaaaaataaatccaactttattaacaattaaggaaaaaaaaaaaaaatataaagacgCTCTACCAGACAGACATGATATACCATTAATGAATTTAACAGCAGATGTTGATTATGTTTATGATAATGCTGTTCAAGTGATTAATACAAAACCtgttgttaaaaaaaaaaaggaaggaaAAATTCTCTTAGATGAAGACCCACTAACCAAAGAAGACTATGGTAAAATAAGTCCATatctaattaaaataaaaaatgaattaagagaaaaagaaagtttGAAGAAACAAGATATTAttgatgaagaaaaaatagctaaagaattagaattaaaaaaggagaatttATTGGTAgaacttaaaaataaatataatgaaatcaataaagaatatttaaagatATCCCATATTGTCGATATTAATTCGGTtaggaaattaaaaaaaaaggaaaattacgAAAAGGAACTAAATCAGTTAGAAAAggatatacaaaaattagaaaaaatgagTTACTAA
- the NIP7 gene encoding 60S ribosome subunit biogenesis protein NIP7, putative translates to MRPLNDQETMLVFKKLSKFLGNNLLSMLSYNNEEYVLRADIAKQAKSINKNSLMSLGTCLGKFTKANNFFLKITSLSLLSEFCIHKIWLKESGEKSFLFGNNVIKSHLLKISDNIKKGDGVMVLSMNDNPIGFGVSMRNTQDIKILNVMDIILIHQGDIGEYLRSEETI, encoded by the exons atgaggCCGTTAAATGACCAAGAAACTATGCTAGTTTTTAAAAAGCTTTCGAAATT ctTAGGGAATAATTTGTTAAGTATGTTGTCTTACAATAATGAAGAATATGTTTTAAG GGCGGACATAGCTAAGCAAGCCAAAtccataaataaaaactcattg ATGTCCTTGGGAACATGCCTTGGAAAATTTACGAaagcaaataatttttttttaaaaattacttcCTTATCTCTTTTAAGCGAATTTTGCATTCATAAAATTTGGTTAAAGGAATCCGGAGAAAAAAGCTTTTTATTTGGAAACAATGTCATTAAA agtcatttattaaaaataagtgacaatataaaaaaaggagatgGTGTAATGGTTTTATCAATGAACGATAATCCAATAGGATTTGGTGTATCTATGAGAAATACACAGGAcatcaaaattttaaatgttatggacattatattaattcatcAG GGTGATATTGGAGAATATTTAAGAAGTGAAGAAACTATATAA